AACAGCAGCTCCGCGCAGGCAGCTTCGGCAATCCCACCCCGCACTGCCACATCAGTGATCCGTCCCCGCCCCCGCAGCAAATCCACCACCGAACCACACGCACCAGTTTTCGGCTCATATGCGCCGAAATACACAGTTCCAATCCGGGAGGCTTGAATAGCACCGGCACACATTGCACAAGGCTCTAACGTCACCACCAGAGTGCAATCCGCTAACCGCCACGAATCCTGCAGGTGCTGTACTGCCTGCCGGATCGCCACAATCTCGGCGTGGGCGGTGGGATCACCAGTTGCTTCCCGCTGATTCGTGCCGCAAGCCACCAGATTGCCGGAGGGGTCAACAATGATACAACCGACTGGAATATCCCCCGCCGGTGTCTGGTGAGCCACCTCCACCGCCTGCTGCATCAACGCCTCAGCCTCATGCAACCACACCGGCTGCGGAAGAAACCCGCCGATCACCGATTCGGTCACCCGGTCAGACTGGGTGCGGCGACTACAGTTCACCAAGGTCGAATGTTTCCGCAAGCAGGTCAGCAAAACCAACCTCGTCGGCAATGCGCAACAGCTGATCGGTTGCCCACAGTTGCGAATCGGCACAGATAACATCCATCACCTGTGCGGAAACCCCCAGATCGGCGAGGATCTCAAAATCGCCTTCCGCCCACGGCTCCAACTCGTCAAGATCATCATCGTCAATATCTGGCAGTTCAGCACCGATCTCGCTGAGCGCATCGGCAGCCAAATCATCAACTAATGCACGGGTCGCATCCGACAGCAGCACCTTCACCCCATCAGGTGTGGGGCGAACAATGATAAAGAAATCATCGTCTAGGCACAGCAGTGCAAACGCCGGCCCTTCAGAGCGTTGTTTCCGCACTTTGGCAACAACCCGGTCAAGCGAATCTGGAATATCCACCATCTCGGTGACGATCCACTGATTGTCCCGGGTGGTAACAATGCCGATAAACGACTGCGGATCGAAATCGTCATCATCATCGTCATCGCCATCGTCATCATCGTCGTCGTCATCAGCGAAGTCGTCGTCTTCGCCGTCTACGAAATCATCGTCATCGCCATCGTCATCATCGTCGTCGTCATCAGCGAAGTCGTCGTCTTCGCCGTCTACGAAATCATCATCGTCGGCAAAGTCATCATCGTCATCGTCACCAAAATCGTCGGTGTCGTAGTCGTCGTCAGTAGCCGACTCGTCGACAGCAGCTACCCGATGATGGGTGGGATATTCGGCCTGCTGTCCAGCGGCAGAAAACTGGGCTTTCGGTTCCGTCATCTCTACCGGACGCGGATTATGCACAGGCGAAGCAGTCGACGCCTGCGCGAAACCGTCATGGGCTGCCGCACCATGCATCGGTGAGCCCTGGTCACGACCGCTATGTGCGCCTGTCACATGGCGGGTTTTGCCGGCAGTGGTGGCGCCAGTATGGGAAGGGAAAGTTGAGCCGTGACCTTGTGCGTCCATGGAAATCAAAAATAGTCGCAAATTCTCCACTTGTCAGCCATACTTGGGGCGTGACTGTGTCTTCGCTGAATCGTGACGTCTGTATCTTAGGGCTCGGCCTTATTGGGGGAAGTCTGCTGAAAGATCTGCAGGCTAGTGGCCATTCCGTATTCGGCTACAATCGTTCCGCTGCCGCCGTTACGGCCGCCACCAGTGAAGGCTATGCCGCAGACACCGATTTAGCAGCGGTCCTCACTGCTGCCGCGAAACGGGATGCACTCATTGTGATTGCCACCCCCATGCCTGCAGTCGCCGCGATGCTAGATGCGATCGCCACCTATGCGCCCACCTGTTCGTTTACTGATGTGGTCAGTGTGCAACAAGCAGTCTGTGACCTGGTGGTTGAGCGTGGCCTGCAGGATCGCTATGTGGGAAGCCATCCAATGGCGGGAACTGCCCACTCCGGCTGGGAAGCCGCCCAGGAAGGCCTGTTTCACGACGCCGCCTGGGTGATCGGATTTGACGCTGCAGCAGCCGCCTTCGCTTCCAACGAGCCTGTTCCACCACAGTGGATTACCACCTTCGTCGATGTGGTCGCCCTTGCCCACACAGTTGGCGCCCGCGTTATTCCAGCAACCGCAGCCCGTCACGATGCGGCTGTGGCACGGATCTCTCATCTACCGCATGTGCTTGCCGAAGCGTTAAGTGTGGTGGGTGATCAAGGTGGTGCGTTAAGTTTGTCGCTGGCCGCCGGATCCTATCGGGATGGAACCCGGGTCGCTGGAACCCAACCAGCGTTAGTACGGGCAATGTGCGAAACCAATCATGCTGCACTATTGGATGCGCTTGATGAAACAATCACGTTGCTTTCCGAGGCCAGGCACACCTTGGCGGCACAGCCGCCCAGTGTGGAGATCCTCGCGGAGGCCGGATATCGAGCCCGCACCCGGTTTGCTGCGCGCAGCTTAGCGGATGGAAAAACTCGTCCGGTGATTCGTCTGCAGCCGGGGGCGGATGATTGGATTCACCAGCTCATGCACGCCGAACATACAGGTGCAGTCATTGACATCTTCGCCCCGCGTCCCGAAAACTCAGGAACACACCCTAACGAGCAGCCAGATACCCTGCGGTAAACCGTTTCCCGCCGAAGGGCGGGCTACCCGCTTACCCGGTTTCATCACACGGCCACCACTGTCATGTGCCCACAGCACACCCTTGCACAAGCCCACCGTCCTTCCGCAAAGGCGACTCACCCTAGTCGCACCTGCGGAAATATTTGGCTTCCATGCTGGGTCATAGCACTTGCCCCACCTGTGCAACGACACACTGTGCGCTAGACATCAATTGTGTGCGCTGAGCATCAATTGGCCGATAGCAG
The Corynebacterium choanae DNA segment above includes these coding regions:
- a CDS encoding nucleoside deaminase — translated: MNCSRRTQSDRVTESVIGGFLPQPVWLHEAEALMQQAVEVAHQTPAGDIPVGCIIVDPSGNLVACGTNQREATGDPTAHAEIVAIRQAVQHLQDSWRLADCTLVVTLEPCAMCAGAIQASRIGTVYFGAYEPKTGACGSVVDLLRGRGRITDVAVRGGIAEAACAELLLAFFRALRDQEAGGE
- a CDS encoding prephenate dehydrogenase, which produces MTVSSLNRDVCILGLGLIGGSLLKDLQASGHSVFGYNRSAAAVTAATSEGYAADTDLAAVLTAAAKRDALIVIATPMPAVAAMLDAIATYAPTCSFTDVVSVQQAVCDLVVERGLQDRYVGSHPMAGTAHSGWEAAQEGLFHDAAWVIGFDAAAAAFASNEPVPPQWITTFVDVVALAHTVGARVIPATAARHDAAVARISHLPHVLAEALSVVGDQGGALSLSLAAGSYRDGTRVAGTQPALVRAMCETNHAALLDALDETITLLSEARHTLAAQPPSVEILAEAGYRARTRFAARSLADGKTRPVIRLQPGADDWIHQLMHAEHTGAVIDIFAPRPENSGTHPNEQPDTLR
- a CDS encoding tRNA adenosine deaminase-associated protein, whose product is MDAQGHGSTFPSHTGATTAGKTRHVTGAHSGRDQGSPMHGAAAHDGFAQASTASPVHNPRPVEMTEPKAQFSAAGQQAEYPTHHRVAAVDESATDDDYDTDDFGDDDDDDFADDDDFVDGEDDDFADDDDDDDDGDDDDFVDGEDDDFADDDDDDDDGDDDDDDDFDPQSFIGIVTTRDNQWIVTEMVDIPDSLDRVVAKVRKQRSEGPAFALLCLDDDFFIIVRPTPDGVKVLLSDATRALVDDLAADALSEIGAELPDIDDDDLDELEPWAEGDFEILADLGVSAQVMDVICADSQLWATDQLLRIADEVGFADLLAETFDLGEL